ATTAATGGGCATTCTCAGCAGCAGACAAGCACAGGCTAGTGCTCCGTCTTCTCTGGCTGCCATAAACAGGGGGAAGTATGCATCATTAGATTAAGCTGAGGCTAACGACCTGCAGTCAAGCCCACTTCATACAGTAGCAGAGTGCAGAGAACCTCTGGCCTCTGCTGATTGGATCATGTTGAGGTGGGCCCAGAAACACTGCAGGTTGATTGATCAGTTTTTGGAGTGAATGATTACCacagaaggattttttttttcattttttcttttatctttcttttttacacttTAAGATTGATATgtgcaaaaaaattttttaaataattaaattaagagACAATAGCCTTAGCATGTGAAAAACATAGAAAGCCAAGGCGTCCATAAAAAAGGTGTGCATGAAAagcacagagaaaataaacaaattaaattaacatcaGTGGGTTTAAAACAAACCACCTTTGGAGAAAAAAGTTCAGAGCAAAATATTGTGCTTGTCTTGTTTCTGATggaagagaacaaaaaaaaaaaaaaagaactgggaGACATGAACAGAGAGACAGGAGGCGAGGAATTTGCCTGAGAGGAAAATGAAGGAAGGTATGTAAGGTTGCCTGTCACTTTGAGCACCTGATAGCTTATAGGTGTCATCTTATGGCAGTTATTGAGATATTGCACCATGAACCTAATATTCCACCTCTGAGAATCGAGTGAGATAAAGTCTAGCAATGCcttaaaaaacaacagtttcCAGGTAAGTATTTTTTTACCCCAAGGGTAGAGGAAGAAAGCAAGTCTTATCCCCACTTGAGTGGACTGGCTCCAAGTAGAAAGTCCTCATCAATTCTCCATGGGTGGGAAGATTTACTGGAGCCTTAATCACAGGTCGACAACCTCGGCAACAAGCTCTCTGACCAACAGGAGAGGATTTACAGATGATGCGCTGCCTTGTTAACTGCCTGTCTGACAGCATGTTATGCAAGACATCTTTGGCATGTGTGACTTTTGACACCACAaactatttcttcttctttttgctcaCTAAAATTAGGATTACACCAGGATGGTATCTATGTGATTAATAGTTCAGTTCATACAGGTTACATATTGCTCAGCCCTTTGGtgatttggtttaatttatccAGATTTGTAAGGCATTATTTCTACATAGTACTTGTACATTTGTGTGGTTTCAGAAAAATCTTGCAAAATTATCATCTTGGAGAATTCCAATGTTTGATCAGTAATAACCTCATGAAATATAAGTTAAAGGTTTGCATGATAGAAGATCTGGTCAAGACTTTCAGCaaactaatcttttttttttgttaacctgtcctgtcctgatggtctggctgccataTTGTGCTGAACAACAGTGACAACAGAAGAAAGAAGGGggacagagaagagaaaaaaaaaagacaaaaggaaagtgaaacaaaagatagaaaacaacaactgCAATCAAATTGATCTTACTTACTTCAAGTTATATTTAATAGCTTCAGATAGAGCTTTCCAAATTTTCTATtgtatatctatctatctatctatctatctatctatctatctatctatctatctatctatctatctatctatctatctatctatctatctatctatctatctatctatctatctatctatctatctatctatctatttatgtTGTCCCTTTTTTgctgtcttgttctgtttttgtttaatattggGCTTcaaatatttgtaatttatGCAGCTTTCCATCCTTTTATAAATCAGGTTGTACAGTAATGTTCCAATACTGTCcatgtaaaaagtaaataaagggtaaatggactgtacatCTATGACAATATAACAATATGGGGTTCACTATCTTTCCCAGGGGGACTTCAGCGTGAAGTCTGGGGAAGCTGTGATCAAATCAACAATCTTCCAATTGACAGACAACCGTTCAAtgtcctgagctacagctgcccatCAAACAGTGTTATTTCTATTTAGATGGTACTGATActtttgtttataatgtttgtttgtttgttttttttttttgtcatattacAGCTTTTAACATCTACACATCATTATCAAGTCTTAATGGTATGACCATGTTAGTGATCATGATGATTACCATAATAAGTAATCACGTGTAAATCAGCAGGTTTAATCAGTTCTAACAGGTTCATCAAACCTTTGAGTTGCTCCCCAATTTAAGTGGTGAAATTTCACAATATTGAGCAAATGAATTTGCAAGAAGCAACAGGTACTGTGCTGCTTTCATGGCTGTCTGCATACCAGTGTGACCACAGTCTAACTATTACTCTCTTCATCTCTGCTCCCTCCGGCAGCAGCAAAGAAAACCGTGTGTTCTCTTTCCAAAAAGACTCGTCCTTAAAACGTCTGTGGTATATgtacatttgtttgtgtttacccCTGAAGCAAATTATTTTTATGGCAGCTCTTTCATTTATAGAAAGTAAAATGGATCAGGTATTAAGAAATCAAATCACAACAGTCCTGTTAATTCTTATTTGCTGCTAAAAATAAGAAGCCATGCTCACTTGGTTGTGTTCTCTTGCCGACCACcgagtgctgtttttttttagaaagattGATGCCTGTGTGCTGGCTGGACTAAATCCTGCTATATGTGGCTTTGAGCAGTTTCTTATTGACTGACAGCTGCTCAATATTCTTATtcataaacacaagcagcaatcAGCATAAATCATGTCACTCACTGCGCTTTATACGCTCCAAGAGATATTTTTTCAACGACAGGTTGATTTGTTATTATTTCTGTCTAATTGTCTAACTTGTCACTGATGCACACACTTATGACTCACAAGCAGCACGCCCACCTAATCGTCTTGCTGCAATAGAAAATTTCCCTGGCTCTATTTACTATAACTTGGGAACAGAGTAGATACCTGTCTTCACTCAAGGCCCCTGAGATAAGCCTATGTCCAAATCCATTCAGGGACATAAACCTCCCATGTCATCATTTTTCATTCTGACAGGAAAAAGCAGCAGTGGAAATGCCCATCATGCTGCAGAGACATGAAAGAAACAGCAACATCAGGTGTGTGCTGATGCTGATCAAATCTATACATCACTTCAGCTGAATGGATCATTATTGTTACTAATCCTGCAagaagtttctctttttttcaagacatttatttcacacatggcTATACACAGGCAACTTAAAGCTGAACATAACAGATCAAAAACAGATCTTAATGCTCCACCATGCTTGAAAAGGAGTAGGAACAAGACAAACTTATAATAACCACCCTTTCTTAAACAATAACACACCAATAGATAGTCTGTCAGTACTTAACACTTTACGAAAAAATCAGCTTTCACTCATTTACAATCTATATAATAGTCATCATTCATCAAGTTCAACCGCTCtcatttttcaatttttatgtattttttttaaactaaaaatatttacacacatcttCAACTCTATCTGTAATGAATTCCACAGTTAAATtccacatgcatatatatatatatatatatatatatatataaatgtataaaatgtataaaagtttggggtcacttccctattgaatcccatggcaaagtgaccccaaatttttgaatggtagtgtatatgtatatatacacatacacatatatatgcatCAAAGTGCTTCTGTCCTGTATTTATGTAGTGTATGAATTTTTCAAAAtcctttaaaatttaataagaGTTTGGTATTATTTCACATCATCGCTTAGATTGTTCTTACaatgatattttgtttttgttgttactatagatgtttttataaatgtttcataGATGTTTGCTGGTACCTCGTAGTTTATATGTACTTTCCCTCTTCTGATACAACCCCTGGATACTTTGTGGTActttttgattaaattattaaCATTTCTAAGATATTCATTTAAGCAAACACATCTTCTCTTAAACTGTCCCTAAGGATAAATGTGATACTTTAACAATACAATGATAATAAACTTTTCAGATTCTCTAATGAGTAACCAAGATCAGTTTGCTGGAATTCTTGACAGCTCTTGCAAGCAAAACTTGCAAGTTCAATTTCAAGATGCTTGAAAATGCTTTTGCATCTGTTGCacttttaaattgtattttgtgtttttgtattttcttatgGTGCCAAcaaaatatgtgtttgtgtctgggtGGGTTGGGGGTTTTTATTGTGTCCTGCCAGGGGTCTGCAGATGTGAATTAGCCTGAGGCTGACTCTGTACAATGCACTAAATGgaaacatttatgtttgaaattgGACATGGtcccttatttaaaaaaaaaaaaagaaaaaaaaactgcctttggtgtgtgtgaaatgtgtcAGCTGTTTCTGTGTCCAGACAACTCTATCTTTGATGCATCTGTTCAGAACATGTTATCCCAAATGCCCTGGTTTTTACCACTGTGGACTGGCTatgatgctttttttccctctatttTCCTGGCTCACTTCCCATGCTCATGGAATTTGTACAATCTCCTTCTGACTgtgatgcaacattttgaaCACAGCTGCAAAGTTACATGCAGATCCTGCAAATATAACCTGGGCTTCTTGGAGAACCATTTTCGCataaaaatgttagtttttgGACTGAATTTTAGCTTGAGAAATTAACTAATAGCTTTGATAATTCCATCATTTGATTGATCATCCCTGACCTGGCTTTACAGGTGTAAACAAAAAACTGCCACACatattaaactaataaaaaacaaacaaacaaacaaaaaaacagtaaacgaACATTAATAAAAAGATTTGCATGTTCGTTGTGAAAAACGTCATAACAAAATCAATGTCTTATTCTTTGTTATTTCTCCTCTTTATACCTACATGTCTACATTTAATCATGTGtgctttttcccctttttccgTTATTCAAATACAACAGATTGGTCTTGCCGTCTGTTTGCTGCATCACCCTCTTGTTATCGCCACCAGCTCCCATAGTAACTCTACAGTAAAACTACAGGTGTGTTTTCACACAGGATTGGCCAATCACCATCTGCCTGACCCATTTAACCCTGGAGTTACCAATAAATGAGTACACACAGTGTAAACTGCTCACAGAAAGGCACCAAACAGAGCCCCCAATCCTTTGCCAGTGCCAATGAAGACTCTTGAGgctttcttcctggttctgatgctcTGCAGTCTTTACAAGGCCTTAGAACACAACAGTAATGGCATTCAGTGGGTTGAGGATGCGGCTGAGAAACAAGGGCCTGTTATGGAGGGGAGTGAAGCAGAACTGGTGCTGTCAAGCATCTGGGAAGAGTTGAGGAATCTGAGAGACATGGTGGTGGAGCAAAGAACAGAGCTGAGGCAGCTGATGGCACGAGTCATAGCTACTGATATCCTGGTGGAGACCTTGCAGAAGGAAAATGAAGGTATTCAGCAATGGATGGCTCACCTAATAACTTAACAGATGCACCTGAGCTGACTCCTGTCCTCTCTTTACAGCCATGAAGGCGAGGATGACAGCTGCTGAGACTCTGGCTGAGACATTGCAGATGGAGATAGATGGTATATACTGAATCCTCGCTAAACAACTGTTTAGTTAACTCACAAACCTTCACTGTATGACACTTTTCTGTAATGCATCCCTTTAGGTCAAGCTGCAGAGCTTGCAGTAGCTCAGCAGAAGCTTGGTACTCTACAGGAAAAGGTGACGGTAAATGAACTTGATGTAGAAGAGCTACAGAAGCAACAGGAAGGTAAAAGTGGAAAAAGTtaagatgtgtttgtgtgcactaCATGGTTACCGTCTGTATTCATGTTTATCTTGTGCTTTTAGTGCAAAACGTGACTGTGCAGGAGCTTCAAGATCTTAACCAAGGTAAATAATTTTGGTGTTTTATGGAGTATTTACATTGAACTGTAACAAAGTCAGAACTAACTGTGTGATATGTTTCTACACCTCAACCACAGCGAGAAAAGTGGCTTTTTCCACTTCTCTTCTGGCAGATGGTGTAGGTAACACAAACCACAATGATTTTACTCAACTCATCTTCAGAAATGTCTTTACCAACACTGGAAACTACTACAACCCCATCACAGGTAGGATGATgaagccttttctttctttctttctttctttctttctttctttctttctttctttctttctttctttctttctttctttctttctttctttcttttattctttctttttgttttaagaaactTCTCTGGCAtcagttttgacttttttttctactgtttgtgtTTAGGTTACTTCACGGCACTAGTAAGAGGAGTGTATTACTTCAGCTTTACAGGCTACATCGCCCACAGTGAGAACGGCATCAGGATGCGATTGATGAAGAATGTAAATCCCATAGTTTTTATTGGAGACCGTCCCACCACACCCACAGATCTTGAGGACAACGCATCCAATGGTGCAGTGCTACAGTTAGAAGTTGGGGATGTTGTGTCTGTACAGCTTAGTGGAGATGTTTGGGATGACCATTATCACAGAACAACCTTTAGTGGCTTTCTGCTTTTTACTTTGTAGCAGCCAGTGAAGAAGCTACATGAAGCGTTCATTCAATGTCAGCTTTTCTACTGATGGCATATTTGTTgcaacaaaatttaaaatttttattttcctcttttgtgaatgactttaaaaaaaggatGATGGAAAAAGTTAGTAAAAGTTATTTCAAAGTATATAATATGAATTATCTTTACCTTTTTAGCtgaatttaaataatctttGAATCTTTTAGTGTTTCACTCACTGCTTTGATTAACCCAGTTCTTTCAAATACATCCAACAAAGGCAATATGATaagtaaataatataatattttttgaAGTAGCtcatacatacagtacataaaaCCTCTCAGAGGTCAAACAATACGTCAAACATCCCATTTTATTCATATGTCACATTGAGGTAAGCAGAAAAAAGTAGCTGAAAGTGCTCATGTGTGGCTCACACTTATTATCTCATCAATGTCTCAAGGCCATAAAATAGTTAGGATGATATCATGCTGTATGTGAATTCATGCAATTTGTATGtattataaaaacaatatatttatctGAAGGATTTTCACTTTAGCTATTTTCATATTGGGCTTCTGTAATATGATGTCAGAACTGAAGCTTATGTGGAAAACTGACTGAatgtatgaaaaataaagatagaacACACAACATGCAGCAGGCAGCGCACCAACTTTGCATAATAATAGATAAAGTTACCCTTAATAAATCATGCAGGAAAGAAAATGtactcttcctttttctttaatgatttttttacgAGACTGAGCTCTGCTATCAGAACAGTTGAACAGCACCTCCCACTTTTCTttctactgttttattttttttaattttgttttcttttttgtaaactCATTTTATGAAATGCTATAAAGCACCTTGCAGTCCTAATTTTAAGAGGCACATTATTTACAGGAATAAATGAGCATGGCCTATAAACAATGAAGTAACTGAAGTAATCTATTATGCAGTGACTATCGAACAAGCTCACATTAAAAGATGTTGGAcagtatttgtacatttttcaaTGAgatcaagtttatttctatttctgttCCTGAATGAGTGAATAGTGATTgactttttgtctttctgtcattatttccttttccttttttattatgtttgtgaaaagaaacacatttaaatggaCTTGTTTAAAGGTTTTTACTATTGCACATTTCCACTTCTCacttcaaacaaaaaacacagaatgtGTTGACAAGCTggatttaactttttaaacatgcttTATTGCACTTTTTAGTATATTGGAGCTTATACTTCCCATCTTAGAGCAGCCATATAAGAGGCAAAGAAGTCACTTTGCAGAGTGTATAACTGCTATAGCTATACTTTCACAGTTTTTCaagatttataaataaaaatcaatacatTATCAATACATTATTTGGGCTCCAAAATCCTTACATGCCAATGAATTTGcaattatcttttcttttacattctGTGAAACTGTCTAGAAAAGCATACAAGGCCACACAAGAAGTGACTTCCAGTCCCATTATGTGTGCATTATGtataaaaatacatgtgtcaAGTTAGTTATTAACTAATTTATGGTTAGGTTTAAATATTAGCACACAACTGGTGTAGCCCTAATGCTACTCTAAAACAagacatcatttaaaatattatgacACTACATCAACTTGGATATTGGATAACTTgaaaattattctttatttcagtaaaaCTGGGTTTAGATaggaaacatttctctctttcagTAAATGTGCTGAACTCTACAAATATATATTACTGCACAGCGTAGGTCAAACCTCCATAGAAGTATCAAAAGGCAAAATGACTATCACTGTTCATGACTCTCAAACATCACATTCTGATCCTCTTGTATTTACATCCAGGTACATGAAATGCAATGTACTTTAACTACAATAGATATTATGTCAGTCCATGTGCAGCAAAGGTAATCATCATGCACCTAGTAGCGAGAATGAGATCAAGCTTTCAAACAAAACCTTCTAACAAAGGCCGACTTTGGATAATGTGGACATATTACATTATGaaaaagagaggaggaaaaaaaaactcaacaaatTCCTGAGataaaagtggaagaaaatgacatCTCATGAATGTGATCATTGTTTCCTTTCCTTTGGTGTTTCACATCATAAACCTCCCGGAATGCAGCTGCATCAGCGTTTGAGCTTTGACTAAATCCATTCAGACTCTTTGTTGTGCAGTGATTCAGATTGCACAAGCGCATACaaacactcactcacacacacacacacacaccacacctCTGTTATCACTCATCTAGTATAGCTCTGATAACCATGATCAACACAGCCATGCAAGCTACATCTCTTTTCACTGTCAGTGTCTGTGGGGAATTTTTCCTTGTCTCACTGCGCTCCATTTTCTAACTGTTTTCACAAGGAAACCTAACAATCAGATCTGATCTACAAGCTATCAGATCGCAAACTTTTCACACCTTTGCGAGAGAATAGTGACACACtgaaatatatttctatttttcatttatatccCCTCCTCCAAAAAAAAGACGTCAGTTTAAAGCAAGCACACTCAAAGGAATATTTCACCTGTGTTTATGGAAAAAGCCTGGAGTGCATTGGAGACGTGGTGTCTCCTTTGAATCTGACAAGGCGTTTAGATCAGACCTGAAGCTACGGTATTGCTAAGGAGCAAAGTTAGTTTGATCAAACAGCTGCCAATATGAAAAGGACTACCATATCCTCTCAGCACCTGGGGCTGTGTGAAATGAATACAGCCTCCCTGGTTTCCTTCTCACAGGCACCTCTTGGGGttggaaacattttttcataATTGCATTTAATTCTATGTTAGGTGTCCCCACAGTGCCACTATTAAGGTTAAGGCTAAGCCAAGGAAGCTTTTCAGCCTTTTTCATCAGAGCTTTTTTGCTCATTTAGAGTTAGCATCATCTGTCAGACTCTAAGAAGTAAACACACAAGACATTAAGTTGTAGCCCTGTTATTGTCATTATTCCAATTATTCCCATGAACACAGTATTTCAattgagagtgtgtgtgtgttattttgtggAATCCCTTTATTTTGGCATAACTTAGTGGCTGATGAATAGAATGGATTTTGTTTAAACAACTTTAATGAGTGAGGGGTTTCCCCCCTTGAGAACCTTAGTCATTGTTTCATTAAAATAGTCTTtcattagtctttttttttttttttcttttgagattCTAGGTGTGAAGGCTCATTACAGCTGTAGCAGTGCAGGGAAGGTTCTGTCTCACAGCTTTTGCAAAAGGATCAATTGAACTGTGAATGTTTTGGTCAGGGCTGAATTCAACAGAAAAGGTTTTGGACAGACTCACTTAAATCATTTGTGGTTCTCAGTCCTGATGATTTAGGATTgttacacacacagaaaaagagtcaaagtagaaaaaacattttggaaaaattGGTGAAAGTTGTACAGACACATTCAAGCCTTCACttgtatgcatgtgtttatACACATAGAAACACACATAACAAGGTAAGGATAGTACTACTTCTGACTTTGAAATTAAAGGACAGATTCATTATAGGCTTAAAAAGTCAGATCCAGAAAGAAGAATCAGCCTTTTGAGAGATTAGTATCAAATcttcataaagaaaaaattaattatagGGTAATTCATGCCAATAGCAATATAGCATTTGCGAAGCATATTAAATTTAAACTCCTTTTAGCttcctttttttaaccttaGAACACACGTATTTTGTAGTTATCTAGTATTAGTCTAACTGCTACTCATTGCTGCTAACTAATAACTTAATTAAGATATACAGCAAATAGAAATTAATTCTAAAAAGATCTTGAGGTGTGCCATAATAGCAGTTTATGatacagttttataaatatggGAGCCCCTGGTAGGTGCTATCAGTCTTCTCtgcaaaaaacatgtttggtgCAGGCTATGGGCCCCAAGGCAAGTAAAGAGTAAATGTGCATTCCTTTCTGCCTGATTTAAAAGAGAAGtctcatctctttttttaaaaggttttagttGATCAGAGATGAGCAGGAGACGTTCCTTGATCAAAACCATGACCATAAAAAGCTGGAAGTCATGTGACTATTCTGGAAATTTACCTTAATTGCAGATTTCTGCAAGTTTGCTTTGAGTGAGTAGAGCAGAAAACTAAGATAAAGAAGCAGTTGCAACTCAGGACATAAAATAAGCCTAATGTAAcagaaacataataataatacaaaagatCGTGGGAGCACATCTGTATAACGCATGCTCCATGATCTAGGCTTTCTGAAATGTGCAAATTTCAAGCAGTAAACACAGACAAATAAAAGAGACCCAAACGTGCAGCCTCTTGCACAAACACAGGTATGCACAGAGAGGGCAGCCCTGAGCCAACAATTCAGTATAAATGAACCCTTCCACTGTGACCAGTCTCCAGATGCATATCTGCTCACAGTCCTGAAAACACCTGATTGTACTCACATTCAAATGATGAACACTGTAACTGGCTGGACAGCAGATGGGCCACACAAATACTCTGGGATGTTTTTGCTCAGTTGATGTTAACATGAACAACTTTGTTTTGCTGTGAAGCATAAAAGCTTCTTGATACTGCTAAAAGTTAGGTTCACTCAGGGGCTAGAAACTACTAAGCTATCACTAAACATGTTCTAATGTTGAAAGTGTGTTTGCTTTGGTAACAGTGGAGCTTATAATGGGATGCAGTCTGGATGATGAGAAACATTTGAGGCAGCGAGGCAGAGCAGAACTGCAGGGCAAGCAGATTCAGACTTGTAGGTCTGGACCTG
This region of Melanotaenia boesemani isolate fMelBoe1 chromosome 13, fMelBoe1.pri, whole genome shotgun sequence genomic DNA includes:
- the LOC121651515 gene encoding uncharacterized protein LOC121651515, with translation MKTLEAFFLVLMLCSLYKALEHNSNGIQWVEDAAEKQGPVMEGSEAELVLSSIWEELRNLRDMVVEQRTELRQLMARVIATDILVETLQKENEAMKARMTAAETLAETLQMEIDGQAAELAVAQQKLGTLQEKVTVNELDVEELQKQQEVQNVTVQELQDLNQARKVAFSTSLLADGVGNTNHNDFTQLIFRNVFTNTGNYYNPITGYFTALVRGVYYFSFTGYIAHSENGIRMRLMKNVNPIVFIGDRPTTPTDLEDNASNGAVLQLEVGDVVSVQLSGDVWDDHYHRTTFSGFLLFTL